One genomic window of Providencia hangzhouensis includes the following:
- the artJ gene encoding arginine ABC transporter substrate-binding protein has product MKKIILAALLGAVTLSATAAEKETIRFATEATYAPFEMFDKNNQIVGFDVDLANAMCEKMNATCTFTHQSFDSLIPSLKFRRFEALMAGIDITPERQQQVDFTETYYPNSAEFIAVKEKISSVDQLKDKKIGVQNGTTHQKYIMEQHKGMTTVPYDNYQSAILDLQNGRIDAVFGDTAVADEWLKAKGNENLAAVGEKVTDPQYFGIGLGIAVRKGNKELLDKMNKALAEVKADGTYDAIHKKWFQQ; this is encoded by the coding sequence ATGAAAAAAATTATATTAGCTGCACTGCTGGGCGCTGTAACCCTATCTGCAACTGCTGCGGAAAAAGAAACCATCCGTTTTGCAACAGAAGCGACTTACGCACCTTTTGAAATGTTCGATAAGAATAACCAAATCGTTGGCTTTGACGTTGATTTAGCCAATGCAATGTGTGAAAAAATGAATGCAACTTGTACATTTACTCACCAATCTTTCGACAGCTTAATTCCTAGCTTAAAATTCCGTCGCTTTGAAGCATTAATGGCAGGTATCGATATTACCCCTGAGCGCCAACAGCAAGTAGATTTCACTGAGACTTACTACCCTAACTCAGCAGAATTTATTGCTGTAAAAGAAAAAATCAGCTCAGTAGACCAATTAAAAGATAAAAAAATTGGTGTTCAAAACGGAACCACTCACCAAAAATACATCATGGAACAACATAAAGGGATGACAACCGTTCCTTATGATAACTACCAATCTGCTATTTTAGACCTACAAAATGGTCGTATCGATGCCGTCTTCGGTGATACCGCAGTTGCTGACGAATGGTTAAAAGCTAAAGGTAACGAAAACTTAGCTGCTGTTGGTGAAAAAGTGACTGACCCACAATATTTCGGTATTGGTTTAGGTATTGCGGTTCGTAAAGGGAATAAAGAGCTGTTGGATAAAATGAATAAAGCCTTAGCTGAAGTTAAAGCAGACGGCACTTATGATGCTATCCACAAAAAATGGTTTCAACAGTAA